The following proteins are encoded in a genomic region of Alosa alosa isolate M-15738 ecotype Scorff River chromosome 10, AALO_Geno_1.1, whole genome shotgun sequence:
- the LOC125302092 gene encoding olfactory receptor class A-like protein 4, which yields MSEVLTVDAILFGLLVFSGILGNILVIYVVFESATESSFRHLSPSDTILVNLSLANLLTSLFRTVPIFISDLGLEVSLAPGWCRLFMLLWVWWRAVGCWITLALSAFHCVKLRRQRVMVGPLALQRERRQVWLALALVWGINLAFSLPALVYTTHIHGNATVELMVISCTTRPLLGCVWEFPSAELGSAFASTSLALNEVAPLVLMMGTNLATLLTLARHIRSVTAADAGKEQQQGELAKHVASERKAGQVIMALVSLFVVCWAMQVAAVTYYNHDGGHHAEGLLTVAHFSASLFVGFSPIVVALGHGKLRRRIVGMILGWADRAKCSHGGTEEELVSDMSISKKTELSKGQTERGIIKVEVRGKT from the exons ATGTCCGAGGTGCTGACAGTAGATGCCATTTTATTTGGGCTTCTGGTTTTCTCTGGGATCTTGGGGAACATTCTGGTCATCTATGTG GTCTTTGAGTCGGCCACTGAGAGCTCGTTTCGCCACCTCTCCCCCTCGGACACCATCCTGGTGAACCTCTCTCTCGCCAACTTGCTGACGTCGCTCTTTCGCACTGTGCCCATCTTCATCTCTGATCTGGGCCTGGAGGTGTCGCTGGCGCCCGGCTGGTGCCGCCTCTTCATGCTGCTGTGGGTGTGGTGGCGCGCCGTGGGCTGCTGGATCACCCTGGCGCTCAGCGCCTTCCACTGCGTCAAGCTGCGGCGCCAGCGGGTGATGGTGGGGCCCTTGGCCCTGCAGCGGGAGCGCCGGCAGGTGTGGCTGGCCCTGGCGCTGGTGTGGGGCATCAACCTGGCCTTCTCACTGCCGGCGCTTGTCTACACCACGCACATCCACGGCAATGCCACCGTGGAGCTGATGGTGATCAGCTGCACCACGCGCCCGCTGCTGGGCTGTGTCTGGGAGTTCCCCAGTGCGGAGCTGGGCTCGGCGTTCGCCTCCACCTCGCTGGCGCTCAACGAGGTGGCGCCGCTCGTGCTCATGATGGGCACAAACCTGGCCACGCTGCTCACGCTGGCACGCCACATCCGCTCCGTCACGGCCGCCGACGCCGGCaaggagcagcagcagggcgAGCTGGCCAAGCACGTGGCCAGCGAGCGCAAGGCGGGTCAGGTGATCATGGCGCTGGTGTCACTGTTCGTGGTGTGCTGGGCGATGCAAGTGGCGGCCGTGACCTACTACAACCACGACGGCGGGCACCACGCCGAGGGCCTGCTGACCGTCGCCCACTTCTCCGCCTCGCTCTTCGTGGGGTTCAGCCCCATAGTGGTGGCCCTGGGGCACGGCAAGCTGAGGAGGAGGATTGTGGGAATGATCCTGGGCTGGGCAGACAGAGCCAAATGCTCACATGGTGGAACAGAAGAAGAGTTAGTGTCAGACATGAGCATCAGCAAAAAGACAGAGCTGAGTAAAgggcagacagagagggggatcaTAAAAGTGGAGGTGAGAGGTAAGACCTAG
- the fndc10 gene encoding uncharacterized protein fndc10, with product MTGLPILALISFFLLLLCATHAGASLRSWESRSSPGSSSPSSDEGGVSRRAVTSKAGSHLNQINHQNASSPQGFLNLDTDSAIPKPQESTLSHKIGNTSNSNTSNTTSLTFRSPSHVQDSSGDAGPTCAYQLLEQGGTDRLCFRQTQRHLTCPSKDCERVRSPGGSLVANVFSNGSVLIQWTAQEDAQLANRWGMADWPLHRAHRTAMETQGAGLAGGGQEGGRPVTAQPRVPKRVARRLGGFRLSCWWNGSYTQFECTGVHLGSSCRDYLLSELHENVPYRICLRPITTVWSSNGDDCVEFSVSPTGMQDIVIAMTTVGGAICVMLVIICLLVAYITENIMSPTTHTHMSHTHH from the coding sequence ATGACAGGTCTGCCTATATTGGCTCTCATCTCCTTTTTCTTACTGCTGCTCTGTGCGACCCATGCGGGTGCGTCTCTCCGCAGCTGGGAGTCGCGTTCTTCTCCGGGATCATCATCACCCTCTTCGGATGAAGGAGGCGTGAGTCGCAGGGCAGTGACCTCGAAAGCGGGCTCGCATCTTAACCAGATCAATCATCAAAACGCCAGCAGTCCACAGGGATTCCTTAACTTAGATACTGACTCAGCCATACCAAAACCACAGGAAAGCACCCTCAGCCATAAAATTGGAAACACTTCAAACTCTAACACCAGCAACACCACCAGTCTGACATTCAGATCACCAAGCCATGTCCAGGACAGCTCGGGAGACGCGGGGCCGACATGTGCCTATCAACTACTGGAGCAGGGCGGCACAGACCGCCTCTGTTTCCGCCAAACTCAACGGCATCTCACTTGCCCCAGCAAAGACTGCGAGAGAGTGAGGTCTCCTGGAGGGTCATTGGTGGCCAATGTGTTCTCCAACGGCAGCGTGCTGATCCAGTGGACAGCCCAGGAGGATGCTCAGTTAGCAAACAGATGGGGTATGGCAGACTGGCCCCTGCACCGTGCCCACCGCACAGCCATGGAGACTCAAGGTGCTGGTTTGGCAGGAGGGGGGCAGGAGGGGGGGAGACCTGTGACAGCCCAGCCTAGAGTCCCAAAGCGGGTGGCCAGGCGACTGGGTGGGTTCAGGCTGAGCTGCTGGTGGAACGGCAGCTACACTCAGTTTGAGTGCACGGGAGTCCATCTTGGCTCCAGCTGCAGGGACTACCTGCTGAGCGAGTTGCATGAGAATGTGCCCTACCGCATCTGCCTGCGACCCATCACGACTGTGTGGAGTTCCAATGGCGACGACTGTGTGGAGTTCAGCGTCTCTCCCACGGGGATGCAGGACATTGTGATTGCCATGACGACCGTGGGAGGAGCCATCTGTGTGATGCTGGTCATCATCTGTCTGCTGGTGGCTTACATCACTGAAAACATCATGagtcctaccacacacacacatatgtcgcacacacaccactag
- the LOC125301777 gene encoding olfactory receptor class A-like protein 4 — protein sequence MEEIHATAKPIGLGLRIRVSDIQTTFYLILVVIGILGNAMIVGVIGKGVIRDQGGGRSSDMILVNMAFSNLMVSITRNTLLVISDLGVELYSSREWCQFLMGLWVWIRSVNVWSTFFLSAFHFQTLRRITPISVNRGPPKFVFAVFAIIWVINLLYAIPAYIFSTSGDRNSTETLMFVSTTTRSLLGCMWNFPSSYSGLAFVTTSMVIHEILPIILMSFTNLGSLLTLYAHQSPILHTQRSPDAPVIRRVRAERRAAKVILALIILFISSWGTSIISVNYFNYNRGSSTDFLLIIARFANITFIALSPIVLSFGHRRLRAFLKALITY from the exons ATGGAGGAAATACACGCGACCGCGAAGCCTATTGGTTTGGGCCTCCGGATCCGGGTGTCAGACATTCAGACAACGTTCTACCTAATACTGGTTGTGATTGGGATCCTGGGAAATGCAATGATTGTTGGTGTGATTGGCAAGGGTGTTATCAGGGACCAAGGTGGAGGTCGCAGTTCGGACATGATCCTGGTGAACATGGCCTTCTCCAACCTCATGGTGTCCATCACGAGGAACACCCTGTTGGTCATATCAGATCTGGGAGTTGAG CTGTACTCATCCAGAGAATGGTGCCAGTTCCTCATGGGCCTGTGGGTGTGGATACGCTCCGTAAACGTGTGGTCCACCTTCTTCCTCAGCGCTTTCCATTTCCAGACTCTCCGGCGCATCACTCCCATCTCGGTCAACAGAGGCCCGCCCAAATTTGTGTTTGCTGTCTTTGCCATCATTTGGGTCATCAACCTGCTGTATGCCATCCCTGCATATATCTTCTCAACCAGTGGGGACAGGAACTCAACAGAG ACTTTAATGTTTGTGAGCACCACCACACGCTCCCTGCTGGGCTGCATGTGGAACTTCCCCAGCTCCTACAGTGGCCTGGCCTTTGTCACAACCTCCATGGTGATCCATGAGATTCTCCCCATCATCCTGATGAGCTTCACCAACCTGGGCTCGCTGCTGACGCTCTATGCCCACCAGAGCCCTATCCTTCACACGCAGAGGAGCCCAGATGCCCCCGTCATCAGGAGAGTGCGCGCTGAGAGACGCGCTGCCAAG gtgattCTGGCTCTGATCATTCTGTTCATCTCCTCCTGGGGTACCAGTATCATCTCCGTAAACTACTTCAATTACAACCGTGGCTCATCTACAGATTTTCTGTTGATCATTGCTCGCTTTGCCAATATCACCTTCATTGCACTGTCCCCCATTGTCCTTTCTTTTGGACACAGAAGATTACGAGCCTTTCTGAAGGCATTGATCACTTACTGA
- the ssu72 gene encoding RNA polymerase II subunit A C-terminal domain phosphatase SSU72: protein MPSHPLRVAVVCSSNQNRSMEAHNILSKRGFDVRSFGTGSHVKLPGPAPDKPNVYDFKITYEQMYNDLVRKDKELYTQNGILHMLDRNKRIKARPERFQSCKDQFDLVVTCEERVYDQVLEELNSREQETFQPVHVINVDIQDNHEEATLGAFLICELCQCIQHTDDMENEMDELLQEFEEKSGRPFLHTVCFY, encoded by the exons ATGCCGAGCCACCCGCTTCGCGTGGCGGTTGTGTGCTCGAGCAACCAGAACCGCAGCATGGAAGCTCACAACATCCTCAG CAAGCGTGGTTTTGACGTGCGATCATTTGGGACGGGATCACACGTGAAATTGCCAGGCCCAGCACCGGACAAGCCCAACGTGTATGACTTCAAAATCACTTACGAACAGATGTACAACGATTTGGTCCGCAAGGACAAAGAACT atacacacagaacGGAATCCTCCACATGCTGGATCGCAACAAGCGCATCAAGGCACGGCCGGAGCGATTCCAGAGTTGCAAGGACCAGTTTGACCTGGTCGTCACCTGTGAAGAGAGAGTCTATGACCAGGTGCTAGAGG AACTGAACTCGCGTGAGCAGGAGACCTTCCAGCCGGTACACGTGATCAACGTGGACATTCAGGACAACCACGAGGAGGCCACTCTCGGAGCCTTCCTGATCTGTGAGCTCTGCCAGTGT ATCCAGCACACTGACGACATGGAGAATGAGATGGACGAGCTGCTGCAGGAGTTCGAGGAGAAGAGTGGCCGGCCCTTCCTCCACACCGTCTGCTTCTACTGA